A portion of the Caenorhabditis elegans chromosome III genome contains these proteins:
- the Y53G8AL.4 gene encoding Apple domain-containing protein (Confirmed by transcript evidence), with product MFSVDQPNLAAECSSNCFRNPAFNKCLNFFRPKFSPFLGST from the coding sequence atgttttcagtCGACCAGCCGAATCTAGCCGCCGAGTGCAGCTCGAATTGCTTCAGGAATCCGGCGTTTAACAAGTGTCTCAACTTTTTTAGGCCGaaattttctccttttctGGGTTCCACGTGA
- the Y53G8AL.4 gene encoding Apple domain-containing protein (Confirmed by transcript evidence) — protein MNGLNHLLFFLLIVTFAGFSFSRPDHHSRNCKAYRRPALNEVLTRICLLCHEMFSVDQPNLAAECSSNCFRNPAFNKCLNFFRPKFSPFLGST, from the exons atgAACGGATTAAACCACTTAT TATTCTTCTTACTTATCGTCACGTTTGCcggattttcattttcccgCCCCGACCACCATTCGAGGAACTGCAAA gCTTACCGACGACCGGCTCTAAACGAAGTGCTCACGAGAATATGCCTACTTTGCcatgaaatgttttcagtCGACCAGCCGAATCTAGCCGCCGAGTGCAGCTCGAATTGCTTCAGGAATCCGGCGTTTAACAAGTGTCTCAACTTTTTTAGGCCGaaattttctccttttctGGGTTCCACGTGA